The sequence below is a genomic window from Paenibacillus sp. DCT19.
ATTGGTCGATTCGGTCTAGAGGCAGGTGGGGAAGAACGTACCCAACGTGAGATCGCCAAGGAACTGGGAATCTCCCGCTCTTATGTGTCTCGGATTGAGAAAAGGGCTCTCATGAAGCTATATCATGAATTCTATAAACAAAAGAGTTAGCATTCCTCTTCACCATTGAAGTGGGGTTATGCATCGTAACCAAAAGGGAGCTTATCAGGTGCGTAAAAACTGCGCCCGAATAGCTCCCTTCCATTCATACTACATCTCCTCAACCTCAAACTCCCCATCCACGGATCTGACTAGATATAACGTGTCAAATCCTTCAGCGTATGTAGGCATTTGCAAATTCTTCAGCGTGCTTTTGAGCCCAACCTCGGGAATCTTGGCAGTTCCTTCTCTCAGCTCATTTCTTGCATAGGACAACTCATAGTCAGGTTCAAAATAATAACCAATGACCTTAAATCGGTTTCTTTTGGCTGCATCAATATACTTCTTACGTTCTTCAATCGTAGGATTCGTATTGTCAATGACAAAGGGCTGCTTCGCCTCAAATGAAGCGGTTAAATAAATCTGCTCACGATGCCTTGTTCTCAACATATCCAGATTGATTCGCATATGTGTCTTGAAAAAGTTTGTTTGATAAAATGTTGATTTGCCAGAGGCCTGTATCCCAACAAAAATTATACATTCCAAGGTTATTCATCCTTTTGTAGATAAACGTATTGATTAATATATTCACGATCCTGACTAAAAATAGGCGTTTCAAAATCTACATCCCATTTGCTCCGCGTAGCTTCACCCTTTTTATAAAATTGCTTCGTTATGCAGGCTCCACGTTTTTGCCAGATCGGTAGGTCATTCCAATTGATGCCTTTCTCAAGGAATAACTTATCCTGTAGACTTTTGCCATCCAGACCCTGTAGCTCGTTATGTGGGAAATGAGCTTGCGCTACCATGGAGATGCTGTTCTTCGTTGCATCCTGTTGTCGCCAGAGAAAATAGTTAGTCACTTCATCCGGTGGCAGCACCCAGGCTCTACTATCAAAGGTGGCAAGTGGCTTGTCCGGATAATGATCTCGGACCACTTCATTAAATTTGGCAGTTGCCATCGAGGCAGATACGGAAACCATCTTTTGCAGGTTATTTTCAAACCATGATTTCGTTGTTAATTTATCGTAATTCGTCAGCAGCAGAGATATTTCATCGCTCTGATGATACACTATTTTGCACCCCATAATGTTCTGCGCCAAGTATTTACTTGTCTCCCACAGAGCTCCTGTCAATGCTTCATCAAACGGTTTCTTCAAGCCACGTGTGAACGTGTGAAAGTGACATCCATCAATTCGAATAATAATCGGCAGCCGCTGAGGTAGGGATTGTCTGAATGTATTTTCATACCCCTTCATTCGATTTCCGAAATCATCTTTTCTCATCTCTTACCCTCCTGCAAAACCTCTGTAATTTTAACCCTCGTTGTCTTGTCTTTGCTTGTTGGTTCATCCATTGTCTGATGTGCAACTTCATCAATAGCTATGAATTGCTTCATTATACAACGTGAGAAGGTTACGAACTACGTGTTTCTTTTGAAATGCCGGTTTAATCTTTACTTTTACTCTTAATTATCCTGATATAAAGAAACCTCCATTCCACATCCAAAATGTGTGAACAGAGGTTTTGCTTTTATATAATGATCATTATGCTCCCGAGCAGATTGATAAACGATCATATGGACTTACACACTTTCACTTCACTTTCACTTAAACTTACCCTCTCGCTCCAGTTGCATAAACTTCTTGTTTAATTCGCCGACGCAACTTCTACGATTTCCGACTTATCGATTAATCGTTTTCTGCGATCCATTCCTACACTAATCACTAACCCTAACAATCCACAGGCTGCAATAACTGCTGCGTAGAGCGGTATGGAACCCAGTCCCGTATGGGTAATTGCAAAGCCACCTAAGTAGGCACCCCAGGCGTTACCCAGATTAAAGGCTGAATGACTTGACGTCGTAGCTAGCAGTGGTGCTTCTCGCGTCAGGTTCATAATGCGAATCTGCAATCCTGGCATAATTCCGAAGGCAGCCACACCCCAGCAAAATATTGTAATTACCGCAAGAGTAGCATTCTCGATCGTGAACGTAAGTACGGCCAGTAGCACAGCTAGTATACCGAAATTAACCATCAGTGACGGCATCAGCTTCCAATCCGCCAGACGCCCACCTACCATATTGCCAAGTGTAACACCTACACCGAACAGCACAAGAATCCACGTTACACTCTGCTCCGCAAAACCACTAATATCCACTAACATTGGAGTAATGTAGGTAAACACAGCAAAGAGACTGCCACAACCTAGTGCACCAACTAGCAAAATCAGTAATACCTGCGGACGAATCAGATTGCGGAACTGCTGCATCAGATTAGCCGGAGCACCTTGCGGGATAACCGGAATAAAGCGAATGATTCCAATTAACGAAATGATGCCCAGGATTGTTATTGCACCGAACGATGATCGCCAGCCCAATTGTTGTCCGATAAATGTACCAAAAGGAACACCAATGATATTCGCAATCGTAAGTCCTGCAAGCACAACGGATACAGCTCCTGCCCTTCTCTCTGGAGCAACCAGTTTCGTTGCCATAATCGATCCCACGCCTAGAAACGTACCATGCGCAAATGCCGTCAAAATACGTGCGGAGATCAAAAGCCCATAGGTTGGTGCAATGACAGACAAAGCGTTGCCTATTATGAAAATGCACATTAATAGGACAAGCAATCTCTTTTGCGGTATTTTATGTGTAA
It includes:
- a CDS encoding ATP-binding protein; its protein translation is MECIIFVGIQASGKSTFYQTNFFKTHMRINLDMLRTRHREQIYLTASFEAKQPFVIDNTNPTIEERKKYIDAAKRNRFKVIGYYFEPDYELSYARNELREGTAKIPEVGLKSTLKNLQMPTYAEGFDTLYLVRSVDGEFEVEEM
- a CDS encoding tRNA(His) guanylyltransferase Thg1 family protein produces the protein MRKDDFGNRMKGYENTFRQSLPQRLPIIIRIDGCHFHTFTRGLKKPFDEALTGALWETSKYLAQNIMGCKIVYHQSDEISLLLTNYDKLTTKSWFENNLQKMVSVSASMATAKFNEVVRDHYPDKPLATFDSRAWVLPPDEVTNYFLWRQQDATKNSISMVAQAHFPHNELQGLDGKSLQDKLFLEKGINWNDLPIWQKRGACITKQFYKKGEATRSKWDVDFETPIFSQDREYINQYVYLQKDE
- a CDS encoding MFS transporter yields the protein MSKTESKKVQASSSRQRGVFPLSLLCLTVGAFAIGMTEFIIMGLLPNVATDLNVSIPQAGQLITGYALGVAVGAPILTVFTHKIPQKRLLVLLMCIFIIGNALSVIAPTYGLLISARILTAFAHGTFLGVGSIMATKLVAPERRAGAVSVVLAGLTIANIIGVPFGTFIGQQLGWRSSFGAITILGIISLIGIIRFIPVIPQGAPANLMQQFRNLIRPQVLLILLVGALGCGSLFAVFTYITPMLVDISGFAEQSVTWILVLFGVGVTLGNMVGGRLADWKLMPSLMVNFGILAVLLAVLTFTIENATLAVITIFCWGVAAFGIMPGLQIRIMNLTREAPLLATTSSHSAFNLGNAWGAYLGGFAITHTGLGSIPLYAAVIAACGLLGLVISVGMDRRKRLIDKSEIVEVASAN